A stretch of the Deinococcus reticulitermitis genome encodes the following:
- a CDS encoding alpha/beta fold hydrolase, which yields MPAMTTPEPLAEGIYEAHLGGADLYFEVVGEADPATPPIVFLHGGPGYNSYSFRELFGDFLAHRRVVYLDQRGCGRSGALEDTEQARAEGGAETLDLDTLVADLEEVRDFLGAPQIIPLGHGFGALIALEYARRHPTHTARVVVVSPWVHFPALALTLLAEASALKGVALDDPAPRVRAQTPEGQHPQVGAARIEAAFALLNARDLLNALQFVDAPSRMRLEFTDVESQLLGSAEMGQALVNQGLWEFEYAPFLQEIRRPVFVIAGVHDRTSYPEQAEWVVDLAGGDLTVLDAGHYPWLDDEDAFAEALEEALSR from the coding sequence ATGCCCGCCATGACGACTCCCGAGCCGCTGGCCGAAGGCATCTACGAGGCGCACCTGGGCGGCGCCGACCTGTATTTCGAGGTGGTGGGGGAAGCCGACCCCGCCACGCCGCCCATCGTCTTTCTGCACGGGGGGCCGGGGTACAACTCGTATTCCTTCCGGGAGCTGTTCGGTGACTTTCTCGCCCACCGCCGGGTGGTTTACCTCGACCAGCGCGGCTGCGGCAGAAGCGGCGCTCTGGAGGACACCGAGCAGGCCCGGGCGGAGGGCGGCGCCGAGACCCTCGACCTCGACACGCTGGTGGCCGACCTCGAAGAGGTGCGCGACTTCCTGGGCGCCCCGCAGATTATTCCGCTCGGGCACGGCTTCGGGGCGCTGATCGCCCTCGAATACGCGCGGCGGCACCCGACCCACACGGCGCGGGTGGTCGTGGTGAGCCCCTGGGTGCACTTCCCGGCGCTGGCCCTGACGCTGCTCGCGGAGGCGTCGGCGCTCAAGGGAGTCGCCCTCGACGACCCGGCGCCCCGGGTCCGCGCCCAGACGCCCGAGGGCCAGCACCCGCAGGTGGGCGCGGCGCGCATCGAGGCGGCCTTCGCGCTCCTGAACGCCCGCGACCTGCTCAACGCGCTGCAATTCGTGGACGCGCCGAGCCGGATGCGCCTGGAATTTACCGACGTGGAAAGCCAGCTGCTCGGCAGCGCCGAGATGGGGCAGGCCCTCGTGAACCAGGGGCTGTGGGAGTTCGAGTATGCGCCCTTCTTGCAGGAAATCCGCCGCCCGGTCTTCGTGATCGCCGGCGTCCACGACCGCACGAGCTACCCCGAACAGGCCGAGTGGGTGGTCGACCTCGCGGGCGGCGACCTCACCGTGCTGGACGCCGGCCACTACCCCTGGCTCGACGACGAGGACGCCTTTGCCGAGGCGCTGGAGGAAGCGCTCAGCCGCTGA
- a CDS encoding DsbA family oxidoreductase: protein MTTFSPSSPERLRVDIWSDIACPWCYIGKRRFEAALATFPHADAVDVVWHSFELDPSAPALSPVGMAEMLARKYGRSPAEAQGMMDNVTGVAAAEGLDYRFDTLRPANTFLAHQLIHFAAEHGRQGEMKERLLHAYFSEGAVMSDVDTLVRLAAEVGLDGAAARAALEAGTHAGAVRADEAQARQLGISGVPFFVLGGKYGVSGAQSPEVLGSALGQLWAETHPAPLTMMGTGAPAEGCEDGACAVPGAKAASR from the coding sequence ATGACCACCTTTTCTCCTTCTTCTCCGGAACGCCTGCGCGTGGACATCTGGTCTGACATCGCCTGCCCGTGGTGCTACATCGGCAAGCGGCGCTTCGAGGCCGCGCTCGCCACGTTTCCGCACGCCGACGCGGTGGACGTGGTGTGGCACTCCTTCGAACTCGACCCTTCGGCCCCGGCCCTGAGTCCGGTGGGGATGGCCGAGATGCTGGCGCGCAAGTATGGCCGCTCGCCCGCCGAGGCGCAGGGGATGATGGACAACGTGACCGGGGTGGCCGCCGCCGAGGGGCTCGACTACCGCTTCGACACCCTGCGGCCCGCCAACACCTTTCTCGCCCATCAACTGATTCACTTCGCCGCCGAGCACGGGCGGCAGGGCGAGATGAAAGAGCGGCTGCTGCACGCGTATTTCAGTGAGGGCGCCGTGATGAGCGATGTGGACACGCTGGTGCGCCTTGCCGCCGAGGTGGGACTGGATGGGGCGGCGGCCCGCGCGGCGCTGGAGGCTGGAACCCACGCCGGAGCGGTACGGGCCGACGAGGCCCAGGCCCGGCAACTCGGCATCAGCGGCGTGCCGTTTTTCGTGCTCGGCGGCAAGTACGGGGTGAGCGGCGCCCAGTCGCCCGAGGTGCTGGGCTCGGCGCTGGGTCAGCTGTGGGCCGAGACGCATCCGGCGCCCCTCACGATGATGGGCACCGGGGCGCCCGCCGAGGGCTGCGAGGACGGCGCCTGCGCGGTGCCCGGGGCCAAAGCCGCCTCCCGCTGA
- a CDS encoding MBL fold metallo-hydrolase, with protein MTQQNAASPSQAVSTFGGTEKLRPDVVRVRLPMVNVFFLGAPGGDWVLVDAGMPGTAGLIRQAAREHHGARPPAAVVLTHGHLDHIGALHALLTEWKVPVYAHPLELPYLTGEVPYPFPDPSVGGVMSALSPAFVPGPFDFRPHVHPLPAGGELPVLRGWRWLATPGHTTGHVSLWREEDRTLIVGDAFVTTRQETVRGALGSQPLEVRRPPAYYTPNWDAARESVRLLASLRPDLAATGHGHPMRGAALEQELQALARDFDTVGRPARGWYLGHPVPIRRPQPGQPDPVRTAVLGALGVAGALWLLGKRR; from the coding sequence ATGACCCAGCAAAACGCGGCTTCCCCCTCTCAGGCGGTTTCGACCTTCGGCGGCACGGAAAAGCTGCGCCCCGACGTGGTGCGGGTGCGTCTGCCGATGGTGAACGTCTTTTTCCTCGGTGCGCCGGGCGGGGACTGGGTGCTCGTGGACGCCGGGATGCCCGGCACGGCGGGGCTGATCCGGCAGGCGGCCCGCGAGCACCACGGCGCCCGGCCTCCCGCCGCCGTGGTACTCACCCACGGGCACCTCGACCACATCGGCGCCCTGCACGCCCTGCTCACCGAGTGGAAGGTGCCGGTGTACGCGCACCCGCTCGAACTTCCCTACCTCACAGGCGAGGTGCCGTATCCCTTCCCCGACCCCAGCGTGGGCGGCGTGATGAGCGCGCTCTCGCCCGCCTTCGTGCCGGGGCCGTTCGATTTCCGCCCGCACGTTCACCCGCTCCCCGCAGGCGGCGAGCTGCCGGTGCTGCGCGGCTGGCGCTGGCTCGCCACGCCGGGCCACACGACCGGGCACGTCTCGCTGTGGCGGGAAGAAGACCGCACCCTGATCGTGGGCGACGCCTTCGTCACCACCCGGCAGGAGACGGTGCGCGGGGCGCTCGGCTCGCAGCCGCTGGAGGTCCGGCGCCCGCCCGCCTACTACACCCCCAACTGGGACGCTGCGCGCGAGTCGGTCCGCCTCCTCGCCAGCCTGCGCCCTGACCTGGCCGCGACCGGTCACGGTCACCCGATGCGCGGCGCGGCGCTTGAGCAGGAGCTTCAGGCCCTCGCCCGCGACTTCGACACGGTGGGGCGCCCGGCGCGCGGCTGGTATCTCGGCCACCCGGTGCCGATTCGTAGGCCGCAGCCGGGGCAACCGGACCCGGTCCGGACAGCGGTGCTCGGGGCGCTCGGGGTGGCCGGGGCGCTGTGGCTGCTCGGCAAGCGGCGCTGA
- a CDS encoding alpha/beta hydrolase, with protein MTAPADHPARLRARPDPSAACPPPEVRGLIPLNLGGARDGLLYVPQRHPLEGPRPLIVACHGAGSEASHSVRPFVNAAEERGLLLLACDSRAGTWDMIRGGYGPDVAFIDRALSLVFSHYAVDPARLVLDGFSDGASYALSLGLGNGDLFSHLMAFSPGFLAPAAQLGRPRVFVSHGTADRVLPIERCGRVVARELRAAGYDLHYTEFEGGHTVPPGVQREALEWLGA; from the coding sequence ATGACGGCTCCAGCAGATCACCCTGCCCGCTTGCGCGCCCGCCCGGACCCGTCGGCGGCCTGCCCGCCCCCCGAGGTGCGCGGGCTGATTCCCCTCAACCTGGGCGGAGCGCGCGACGGCCTGCTGTACGTCCCGCAGCGTCACCCGCTGGAGGGGCCGCGCCCCCTGATCGTGGCCTGTCACGGCGCGGGCAGCGAGGCGAGCCACTCGGTCCGGCCTTTCGTGAATGCCGCCGAGGAACGCGGACTGTTGCTGCTCGCGTGCGACTCGCGCGCCGGCACCTGGGACATGATTCGCGGGGGGTATGGGCCGGACGTGGCGTTTATCGACCGGGCGCTGTCACTCGTGTTCAGCCACTACGCCGTCGACCCGGCGCGGCTTGTCCTCGACGGCTTTTCCGACGGCGCGAGCTACGCGCTCTCGCTCGGGCTGGGCAACGGCGACCTGTTCTCGCACCTGATGGCCTTCTCGCCGGGCTTTCTCGCGCCCGCCGCGCAATTGGGTCGGCCCCGCGTCTTCGTCTCGCACGGCACCGCCGACCGGGTGCTGCCCATCGAGCGCTGCGGGCGGGTGGTGGCGCGGGAGCTGCGCGCGGCGGGCTACGACCTCCACTACACCGAATTTGAGGGCGGTCACACCGTTCCGCCGGGGGTGCAGCGCGAGGCGTTGGAGTGGCTGGGTGCGTGA
- a CDS encoding Crp/Fnr family transcriptional regulator, producing the protein MPDRPLNLLLQAPVFRGAHPDDLRELAVLSTPLSLRRGEALFHAGDEVRSLYLVVRGSVRVYRVGRGGTRELTLHVEGPRQLVSGVTAFQEQAAPERLVTYPAHAEVLQTPTELLSLPAQAVREAAYHTPALAQAVIAYFARRQAELLERMESLVFSELGERLAAYLLEHAAAPWPLPTNSELAALLGTVPELVSRKLGEFYRLGVIRLERRVVQVVDRPALTELAGQAAARR; encoded by the coding sequence GTGCCGGACCGTCCCCTCAACCTGCTGTTGCAAGCGCCTGTTTTCCGGGGCGCGCATCCGGACGATCTGCGCGAACTGGCGGTGCTAAGCACCCCACTGAGTTTGCGGCGGGGTGAAGCGCTGTTTCACGCGGGCGACGAGGTCCGCTCGCTGTACCTGGTGGTGCGCGGCAGCGTGCGGGTGTACCGCGTCGGACGGGGCGGGACGCGCGAACTCACGCTGCATGTCGAGGGGCCGCGCCAGCTCGTATCGGGCGTGACCGCCTTTCAGGAGCAGGCCGCGCCCGAGCGCCTCGTGACCTATCCCGCCCACGCCGAGGTGCTCCAAACACCCACCGAGCTGCTGAGCCTGCCGGCCCAGGCGGTGCGCGAGGCCGCCTACCACACCCCGGCGCTCGCGCAGGCGGTGATCGCCTATTTCGCCCGCCGGCAGGCCGAGCTGCTCGAACGCATGGAGAGCCTGGTCTTCAGCGAACTCGGTGAGCGGCTCGCGGCCTACCTCCTTGAACACGCCGCCGCCCCCTGGCCGCTGCCGACGAACAGCGAACTCGCCGCGCTGCTCGGCACGGTCCCGGAACTCGTGAGCCGCAAACTCGGTGAGTTCTACCGCCTCGGCGTGATCCGGCTCGAGCGGCGGGTGGTGCAGGTCGTGGACCGGCCCGCGCTGACCGAACTCGCGGGGCAGGCGGCGGCGCGGCGCTGA
- a CDS encoding ferredoxin, with amino-acid sequence MPHVITSPCIGTKDQACTEVCPVECIYDAGEMFLIHPDECIDCGACVPACPVSAIFPEEDVPAGEESFIARNREFFGL; translated from the coding sequence ATGCCGCACGTGATCACCAGCCCCTGCATCGGCACCAAAGACCAGGCCTGCACCGAAGTTTGCCCCGTCGAGTGCATCTACGACGCCGGCGAGATGTTCCTGATCCACCCCGACGAATGCATCGACTGCGGCGCCTGCGTCCCGGCCTGCCCCGTCAGCGCGATCTTCCCCGAGGAGGACGTGCCGGCGGGCGAGGAAAGCTTCATCGCCCGCAACCGCGAGTTCTTCGGGCTGTAA
- a CDS encoding DMT family transporter: MKSPAAPLPSAAARLDAVSLGAILVTLVFWASAFTGIHLGLEHFTPGHLALYRFGVASATLLLYVALTRIPLPPRRDLLEIGLLSVAGISLYHVLLNYGQVSVPAGTASLIIAAGPVITALLATRFAGERLNALGWLGTAISLGGVALIVLGRGQSVNFTQGALLVLGAAFFTSLYFVFQKGLLRRMNPLHFTVWSLILGTVPMLVFLPGFVEELRAAPPSAHLALLYLGVFPSALAYMTWTFALSRVGASTTSSFLYVSPVLAIGIAWALLGEVPRPITLLGGAVAIAGVLLVNVRGRPSP, translated from the coding sequence GTGAAGTCGCCCGCTGCGCCCCTCCCCTCTGCTGCGGCCCGCCTCGATGCCGTGTCGCTCGGGGCCATCCTCGTCACCCTGGTGTTCTGGGCGTCGGCGTTTACCGGCATTCACCTGGGGCTGGAGCACTTCACCCCCGGGCACCTCGCGCTCTACCGCTTCGGGGTGGCGAGCGCCACCCTGCTGCTCTACGTGGCCCTGACGCGCATTCCGCTGCCGCCCCGGCGCGATCTGCTCGAGATCGGCCTTCTCAGCGTGGCCGGGATCTCGCTCTATCACGTGCTGCTCAACTACGGACAGGTGAGCGTGCCGGCGGGAACGGCGAGCCTGATCATCGCCGCCGGGCCAGTGATCACGGCGCTGCTCGCCACGCGCTTCGCCGGCGAGAGGCTCAACGCCCTCGGCTGGTTGGGGACCGCGATCAGCCTCGGCGGGGTGGCCCTGATCGTGCTCGGGCGCGGGCAGAGCGTGAATTTCACTCAGGGCGCGCTGCTTGTGCTCGGGGCAGCGTTTTTCACCAGCCTGTACTTCGTGTTTCAGAAGGGTCTGCTGCGCCGGATGAACCCGCTGCACTTCACCGTCTGGAGCCTGATCCTGGGGACCGTGCCCATGCTCGTGTTCCTGCCGGGCTTCGTGGAAGAGCTGCGGGCGGCCCCACCCAGTGCTCATCTCGCACTGCTCTACCTCGGCGTCTTTCCGAGTGCGCTGGCCTACATGACCTGGACCTTCGCCCTGTCGCGGGTGGGGGCAAGCACCACCTCGTCTTTTCTTTACGTTTCGCCGGTGCTTGCCATAGGCATCGCGTGGGCGCTGCTGGGTGAGGTGCCGCGCCCGATCACGCTGCTCGGCGGCGCGGTGGCGATCGCCGGGGTGCTGCTCGTCAATGTGCGGGGCCGGCCCAGCCCATGA
- a CDS encoding ABC transporter permease subunit yields the protein MSEAPAPTPAIVLGDVTVRLGGETVLSGASLTVARGEFLALIGPSGGGKSTLLRVIAGLLRPVSGRVEVASPAALVFQDYRLLPWRTALRNVALPADLGTGGELSATEALHLVGMSAYADYFPAQLSGGMRARVALARALAQSGNVLLLDEPFAALDALVRERFNTELRHLHEKTGGTTVLVTHSIREAALLADRVAVLRGGRVVEILDTRGEGRVSAYTEGIEARLRELLGSGDSTRLRRPERERVRLSWALPLLALMLAGGLWGWAATRLNQPFLLPTPGAVWVKLTTNAPDLFAALWVTARTALLGTALGGLAGLLIGYPLAKSRGLERFLSPFIVASQSTPIVVLAPLLVSWLGFGALPAVLVSGLSALYPVLVSTLIGVREVDRTYHELFSTLRATFWQRLVRLELPGALPVMLGGLRLASSLALIGAVVWEFTDPNQKGLGFRVQEAGIYQDKAGQFAAIALLILFGVLLYSAVTALERWAARRRGR from the coding sequence ATGAGCGAAGCCCCCGCCCCCACGCCCGCCATCGTGCTGGGCGACGTGACGGTGCGCCTCGGCGGCGAGACGGTGCTGAGCGGCGCCTCGCTGACGGTGGCGCGCGGCGAGTTCCTGGCCTTGATCGGGCCGTCGGGCGGCGGCAAGAGCACGCTGCTGCGCGTGATCGCCGGGCTGCTGCGTCCGGTGTCGGGCCGGGTGGAGGTCGCCTCGCCCGCCGCGCTCGTCTTTCAGGACTACCGGCTGCTGCCCTGGCGCACGGCGCTGCGCAACGTGGCGCTGCCCGCCGACCTCGGCACCGGGGGCGAGCTGTCGGCGACGGAGGCGCTGCATCTCGTCGGCATGAGCGCGTACGCCGACTACTTCCCCGCGCAGCTCTCGGGGGGGATGCGGGCGCGGGTGGCGCTGGCCCGCGCCCTCGCGCAAAGCGGCAACGTGCTGCTGCTCGACGAACCCTTTGCAGCGCTCGACGCGCTGGTGCGCGAACGCTTCAACACCGAGCTGCGCCACCTGCACGAGAAGACGGGGGGAACGACGGTGCTCGTGACCCACTCCATCCGCGAGGCCGCGCTGCTCGCCGACCGGGTGGCGGTGCTGCGCGGGGGGCGGGTGGTGGAAATCCTCGACACGCGCGGCGAGGGCCGGGTCAGCGCCTACACCGAGGGCATCGAGGCGCGGCTGCGCGAACTCCTCGGCTCGGGCGACTCGACCCGGCTGCGCCGCCCGGAACGCGAGCGGGTGCGGCTGTCCTGGGCGCTGCCGCTGCTCGCGCTCATGCTCGCCGGAGGGCTGTGGGGGTGGGCGGCGACGCGGCTGAATCAGCCTTTCTTGCTCCCTACCCCCGGCGCGGTGTGGGTCAAGCTGACCACGAACGCCCCGGACCTCTTCGCCGCGCTGTGGGTGACGGCGCGCACGGCGCTGCTCGGCACGGCGCTCGGGGGCCTCGCCGGTCTCCTGATCGGCTACCCGCTCGCCAAGTCGCGCGGGCTGGAGCGCTTCCTGAGCCCCTTTATCGTCGCGTCGCAGAGCACGCCCATTGTGGTGCTCGCGCCGCTGCTCGTCTCGTGGCTCGGTTTCGGGGCGCTGCCGGCGGTGCTCGTCTCGGGGCTCTCGGCGCTGTACCCGGTGCTCGTCTCCACCCTCATCGGCGTGCGCGAGGTCGACCGCACCTACCACGAACTGTTCAGCACGCTGCGCGCGACGTTCTGGCAGCGGCTCGTGCGCCTCGAACTGCCCGGCGCCCTGCCGGTGATGCTCGGCGGCCTGCGCCTCGCCTCGAGCCTCGCCCTGATCGGCGCGGTGGTGTGGGAATTTACCGACCCCAACCAGAAGGGCCTGGGCTTCCGCGTGCAGGAGGCCGGCATCTATCAGGACAAGGCCGGGCAGTTCGCGGCCATCGCCCTCTTGATCCTTTTCGGCGTGTTGCTCTACAGCGCGGTCACTGCCCTGGAGCGCTGGGCGGCGCGTCGGCGCGGGCGCTGA
- a CDS encoding GNAT family N-acetyltransferase: protein MLVRHVRQAEEWRAVLSAIKDYDFYHTPEYHEIEAERLGAEPLLLVGEDASGLAALPVLIRSVEGLGIKDATSVYGYAGLLRSPDALAETDQMQAMLGQMGRSLADLGVVTLFTRLHPLVGHDLALGHGEVATVGSTVSLDLTLSEPEQFAQYRRDHRSDIRRLMRQDFSCRVSRSPQEVALFHELYLESLVRLNASPEYHFSLDYLQAIMARPELDVRLILCEWEGEVVAGATFTFQHPFVQGHLAATGTPFLRHSPMKLIYDATRRISVAEGYEVLHLGGGVGGQRDSLFEFKRGFAPREHDFRVWRWVLDEERYRAACAAVGRPATTEGFFPAYRAPAQTVPALGERPFPEQGRTRPSGAAPAFSARADAPPSAPGQ, encoded by the coding sequence ATGCTTGTCCGTCACGTCCGTCAAGCTGAGGAATGGAGAGCTGTTCTCAGCGCGATCAAGGATTACGACTTCTATCACACCCCCGAGTATCACGAGATAGAGGCTGAGCGGCTGGGGGCCGAGCCGCTGCTGCTGGTGGGCGAGGATGCCTCGGGCCTCGCGGCGCTTCCCGTGCTGATTCGCTCCGTCGAGGGACTCGGGATCAAAGACGCCACTTCGGTCTATGGATATGCCGGGCTGCTGCGCTCCCCGGACGCCCTGGCTGAGACGGACCAGATGCAGGCCATGCTGGGCCAGATGGGCCGCTCGCTGGCGGACCTGGGGGTGGTGACGCTCTTCACCCGGCTGCACCCCCTCGTCGGGCATGACCTTGCCCTCGGTCACGGCGAGGTCGCCACCGTGGGCAGCACGGTGTCACTTGACTTGACCCTGAGCGAGCCCGAACAGTTCGCGCAGTATCGCCGCGACCACCGCAGCGACATCCGGCGGCTGATGCGGCAAGACTTTAGCTGCCGCGTTTCTCGTTCTCCCCAGGAAGTGGCGCTCTTTCACGAGCTGTATCTGGAGTCGCTGGTGCGCCTGAACGCGAGTCCCGAGTACCACTTCTCGCTCGATTACCTTCAGGCCATCATGGCGCGGCCTGAACTCGATGTGCGCCTCATCCTGTGCGAATGGGAGGGCGAGGTGGTGGCCGGGGCCACCTTCACTTTCCAGCACCCCTTTGTCCAGGGTCACCTGGCCGCCACGGGCACCCCTTTCCTGCGGCACTCCCCGATGAAGCTGATTTATGACGCGACGCGCCGGATCTCGGTGGCCGAGGGGTATGAGGTCTTGCACCTGGGCGGAGGCGTCGGGGGCCAGCGGGATTCGCTGTTCGAGTTCAAACGTGGCTTTGCTCCGCGCGAGCACGACTTCCGGGTGTGGCGCTGGGTGCTTGACGAGGAACGCTACCGCGCCGCCTGCGCCGCCGTCGGCCGCCCCGCCACGACGGAGGGCTTTTTCCCGGCCTACCGCGCGCCCGCGCAAACCGTACCCGCTCTGGGCGAGCGGCCATTTCCCGAGCAGGGCCGCACCCGCCCCTCAGGGGCGGCGCCCGCCTTCAGCGCCCGCGCCGACGCGCCGCCCAGCGCTCCAGGGCAGTGA
- a CDS encoding ABC transporter permease, whose protein sequence is MRRPPLALLVPAVLTVLGVLLPLAYLVLRAFGAEAQELREIVFRPRNLELALNTLGLTLATLLTTTLVALPLAYLVTRTDFRPRRLALLLGVLPLALPGYVGAYALIAATGAGGALDTLLGLRIPGPSGFAGALGVLTLFTFPYLFLNLHSALRLGDPALEEAARMLGRTRWQTFWEVTLPALRPAWLSGALLTALHVLGDFSVVSLMRYPTFSAAIYQQYTAAYDRVYSAWLALLLLVLTGAALWGEARLMRGVSLARVSPATARQVVRQRLGGWAVAAGGFVLGLGTAALVIPVLTILYWLRLEQNPYAWASLGEALRTALGAAALAALTTTALAFPLAYIGSRYNRPGRAGRWARVTERVAYLGYATPPLAFALALVFFTLQVVPSLYQTFALLLAAYTLHFVAEAVGPIRSGLVSATPRLEEAARVLGHTPLQTLRRVTLPLLRPGLLASAAFVFLSVLKELPLTLLLSPIGFETLARNVWTYTEEAQYASAAPYALALLVSGALLTVLTLRGRRAGEAEG, encoded by the coding sequence ATGCGCCGCCCTCCCCTCGCCCTGCTTGTTCCCGCTGTGCTGACGGTACTCGGCGTCTTGCTGCCGCTCGCGTACCTGGTGCTGCGGGCCTTCGGGGCCGAGGCGCAGGAGCTGCGCGAGATCGTGTTTCGCCCGCGCAACCTCGAACTCGCGCTGAACACGCTGGGGCTCACGCTCGCCACGCTGCTGACCACCACGCTGGTGGCCCTGCCGCTCGCCTACCTCGTCACTCGGACCGACTTCCGGCCCCGGCGGCTCGCGCTGCTGCTCGGGGTGCTGCCGCTCGCGCTGCCGGGGTACGTGGGGGCCTACGCGCTCATTGCGGCGACGGGGGCGGGCGGCGCGCTCGACACGCTGCTCGGGCTCAGGATTCCCGGCCCGAGCGGGTTCGCCGGGGCGCTGGGGGTGCTCACGCTCTTCACCTTTCCGTACCTCTTTCTGAACCTGCACTCGGCGCTGCGCCTCGGCGACCCGGCGCTGGAGGAGGCGGCCCGGATGCTCGGGCGCACGCGCTGGCAGACCTTCTGGGAGGTGACCTTGCCCGCGCTGCGGCCCGCGTGGCTCTCGGGAGCGCTGCTGACCGCCCTGCACGTCCTGGGCGATTTCAGTGTGGTGTCGCTGATGCGCTACCCCACCTTCAGCGCCGCGATCTATCAGCAGTACACGGCGGCTTACGACCGGGTGTACTCGGCGTGGCTCGCCCTGCTGCTGCTGGTCCTGACGGGCGCGGCGCTGTGGGGCGAGGCGCGGCTGATGCGGGGGGTGTCGCTCGCGCGGGTCTCGCCGGCCACCGCGCGGCAGGTTGTGCGGCAACGGCTGGGGGGTTGGGCGGTGGCCGCCGGGGGCTTCGTGCTCGGCCTCGGGACGGCGGCGCTGGTGATTCCGGTGCTCACCATCCTCTACTGGCTGCGCCTGGAGCAAAACCCTTACGCCTGGGCAAGCCTGGGTGAAGCGCTGAGGACGGCGCTGGGGGCAGCGGCGCTCGCGGCCCTGACCACCACCGCGCTCGCTTTTCCCCTCGCCTACATCGGCAGCCGCTACAACCGGCCCGGGCGCGCGGGGCGCTGGGCGCGCGTGACCGAGCGGGTGGCCTACCTCGGCTACGCGACGCCGCCGCTGGCCTTCGCGCTCGCGCTGGTGTTCTTCACGCTTCAGGTCGTGCCCTCGCTCTACCAGACCTTCGCGCTGCTGCTCGCCGCGTACACGCTCCACTTCGTCGCGGAGGCCGTCGGGCCGATTCGCAGCGGGCTGGTCTCAGCCACCCCGAGGCTGGAAGAGGCGGCGCGGGTGCTCGGCCACACCCCGCTTCAAACCCTGCGCCGGGTCACCCTGCCGCTGTTGCGTCCGGGGCTGCTCGCGAGCGCGGCCTTCGTGTTCCTGAGCGTGCTCAAGGAACTTCCCCTCACGCTGCTGCTCTCGCCCATCGGCTTTGAGACGCTCGCGCGCAACGTCTGGACCTATACGGAAGAAGCGCAGTACGCCTCAGCCGCGCCCTACGCGCTGGCGCTGCTCGTGAGCGGGGCGCTCCTGACGGTCCTGACCCTGCGGGGCCGGCGGGCGGGCGAGGCGGAGGGCTGA
- a CDS encoding extracellular solute-binding protein: MRLLLPTLTLALAGSSLAQGTLTLYSGRAKTFVDPVVQQFERATGVKVNVRYGTDAQLVAALREEGKRSPADVFWGNSVGALGELSSDGLFSKLGTASYRGVSDDYLPDSKDWLPTTVRFRVLAYNTDKIRAADLPASILDLPKMTSLRGRIGWTVSYPSFQDFLGGMIAKHGEAATRQWLIGMKALNPKDYKTSNVGMLEAMRAGEIDVGLTNHYYVQRVNRLNYPIDTYFFKAGDIGNLGNATGAAILKTSKNRSAALRFLQTLIGKDAQTFFLSVNFEYPVIGNILQPTTMLPYNDVVKRSPKVAPAALTKNIEQAQKLLREVGLL; the protein is encoded by the coding sequence ATGCGTCTTCTCCTGCCTACCCTGACCCTGGCCCTCGCGGGCTCCTCGCTCGCGCAGGGCACCCTGACCCTCTACTCGGGCCGCGCCAAGACCTTCGTGGACCCGGTCGTGCAGCAGTTCGAGCGCGCGACCGGCGTGAAGGTGAACGTGCGCTACGGCACCGACGCGCAGCTCGTCGCCGCGCTGCGCGAGGAAGGCAAGCGCAGCCCCGCCGACGTGTTCTGGGGCAACTCGGTAGGTGCCCTGGGCGAACTCTCGAGTGACGGACTGTTCAGCAAGCTCGGGACCGCGAGTTACCGGGGCGTGAGCGACGACTACCTCCCGGATTCCAAGGACTGGCTGCCGACCACCGTGCGTTTCCGGGTGCTCGCCTACAACACGGACAAGATCAGGGCCGCCGACCTGCCCGCGAGCATCCTCGACCTGCCCAAGATGACCAGCCTGAGGGGCCGCATCGGCTGGACCGTGAGCTACCCGAGCTTTCAGGACTTCCTGGGCGGCATGATCGCCAAGCACGGCGAGGCGGCGACCCGGCAGTGGCTGATCGGGATGAAGGCCCTGAATCCCAAGGACTACAAGACGAGCAACGTCGGGATGCTCGAAGCGATGCGCGCGGGCGAGATCGACGTGGGGCTCACCAACCACTATTACGTCCAGCGCGTGAACCGCCTGAACTACCCGATCGATACGTACTTCTTCAAGGCCGGCGACATCGGCAACCTCGGCAACGCGACCGGAGCCGCCATCCTGAAGACGAGCAAGAACCGCTCGGCGGCGCTGCGTTTCCTCCAGACCCTGATCGGCAAGGACGCCCAGACCTTTTTCCTGAGCGTGAATTTCGAGTACCCGGTGATCGGCAACATCCTGCAACCGACGACCATGCTGCCCTACAACGACGTGGTCAAGCGCAGCCCGAAAGTCGCGCCCGCCGCCCTCACCAAGAACATCGAGCAGGCGCAGAAACTGTTGCGGGAAGTCGGCCTGCTGTAA